A stretch of DNA from Paenibacillus sp. FSL W8-0186:
GCGATGCCGCATAAAAGGACAGCACTATGCCAGGTTGGGCTGCCGTCTGCAGCGCTGCCTGTGTCGGCGGTTCTCCGCCGGAGTTCTGTAAACTCTTTAACCGGGGAAGCACCCTTACCGCTATATAACATTGAGGAATTACCGTCAGAGGTATGAGCGTTTTGACCATTCCCTCCACAAACAGCCAGCCGCCCAAGATGATTTGGAGGATCATCGTTGCGTACCAAGCAGCGTTCAGAAGAATCGCGATGCCAGCTATCCGGAGCAAGAAGGTTCTCTTCTTTTTCAAGCTATGATTGGTTATGGAGTAGGGAAGTCCTGCCGCAGTGATGCCGGCGATTCCCCAGAATAAGGCCATACCGACTGTAAATATAATACTAACTATCATTCCGAACATGAACATGGTTTCCACTCCTTATGACTGGATGCTTCAAGAGACTGTCGCACCTGGATTCGATCTACGGGCTTTATGCTTGATTTTGCCGAACGGCTTAAAATAGGAGATCGCCGTCATGAAGATCAAGGCAACGATATTGGCAATGGCCCCTCCTATTAATGAGTAGCTTGTGTCAAGAAAGGCAGCGTCGGTTAGAACAAGGAATCGTCCTTGATTGGCGATTCGAACGAGTTGGGATAACCAACCTGCCATATAGACGATGCCAAAAGTAATCAGCAATAAGGTCAGGGTCAGTTTAATCAGAATCCAATAATGTTTGAAGAGACCCCATTGCGTCCAAGCGGACAATACAATACCGGTAAGCAGTGCAATAAGAGCGGTGTACCGGACGAAGACAAGATCGATCAAATGCATATTTTCCAAAGTGTAATACAGCTGCTCGCCGTTCTCCGCCTTCAGCATATACGTACCGAGCAGCAGCATGACCATTGCTCCGCCTAACCAGCAGACCACTGAAAGCACATGAATGACGATGATCCATTGCTTTTTCTTAATAGACAACTTATAACTCATGTTCAAACCCTCCCTAAAGGCTCCTTTGCTAGCAATACTACCAGCGAAATGTTGCGAACTTGTGGTGAAACTATTTACAGGTTGTGGAGGCTGTCAATATCCTATAAAGTGGTAACAGGAGTGGATATACCTAGGAGTGAGAAAATGGGGATCAAAGTTCTGATCGTAGAGGATGAAATCAAAATTGCATCGCTCATGGAATCGTTTCTTCAAACCGAAGGATACGATTGTCTGACCGCGATGGACGGCAAAACCGCTTTGCAGCTCTTCGCAAAACATAAGCCGGATATCGTCATCTTGGACTGGATGCTTCCGCAAATGAGCGGCCTAGACACTTGTACGCAGCTCCGACAATTAGGATCTCCCGGCATCATCATGGTCACGGCCAAATCCGAGGAAACCGACAAAATCGTCGGCCTCGAAATGGGAGCGGACGACTACCTGACTAAGCCCTTCAGCCTGAGAGAGCTTTCCGCGCGAATCCGCTCGCTGCTCCGGCGAATGAATAGAAACGACAATGACAGGTCCGACAGCGTGCTGCGAAGAGGGGATCTGACGATTTATGAGGACAGTCTGCAAGTATTTAAAGGAAGTGAGGAACTGCATCTCACTCCGACCGAATTCAAGCTCTTGCACCTGCTAGCCTCGAGACCCGGGCGGGTGTACACCCGGATGCAGCTACTGCAGCATGCCTTCGAAGAGGAGTTTATCATCGACGAACGAACGGTAGACTCCCATATCAGCAAGCTTCGCAAAAAGATTGAGAGCGACAGCCGGGGCTCTGATTATATTAAAACGGTCTACGGATTTGGCTACCGATTCGGAGCGGAACATGAAGATTAGAACCAAGCTGATTCTGTCGATGAGCGTTCTGATCGTGTTTGTCATGCTTTTTCTGCTGGGCGTCACGCATATTCAGTTTTATATTTCCCGCGATTTAGCCTATTTTGAGGAAAAGAATACGTTCGAATCACTCCGAAAAGAGTTCGAACACTATTACAGTAACCACGGGGATTCTTGGGACAATATCGCGAGCGCAAGGCTTAAATATACCGGCTCTTTCAACGAAGTCGTACTAACTGCAGACGAAGAAGTCTTATATCAGCAAGGAAAACTAAGCGCGAATGAACTTCGGAACGAGGGCTTCGTGCTAGCGCTTTATGAGAGTGACCGGAAGATCGGCAGACTGTACGTGATGAACGAAAGACAGTACAAGATCTACGAATTTAAAACGATGTGGTACGGCATGCTGCCAAATATCGGCATAGCCTCGCTGATCTTCACTTGCATCGCGGCTCTGCTGACAATCCTCTTGTTGTCGTGGAGACTGACCAGCCCTATACGCAAAATCATCAAAGGAATCGAGTCCATCCAAAAGGATGGCGCTGCAACCGTCTTTCCTGAACAAAGGAAAGATGAATTTGGAGCAATTTCCAAGGCTCTTCGAGAGATGAACGATTCGCTGGCCGGCGCGGAACAAATCCGAAAGCAATTGATGTCCGATGTCACTCATGAATTAAAAACCCCGCTGATGATCATTCAAGGGGAATTGGAACTGGCGTACGAGACAGGACAACCCCTTTCTGCCGCCAAGCAAGCTTCTCTTCTCGATGAAGTACTGCGGCTGTCGCGATTAGTTCATGATGTACTGGATTTGTCCAAGCTCGAAAGCGGCAAGATGGAGCTACAACCGCAGACAGAGAACTTGGTTAAACTGCTGCAGGATATAGTGGAAAAGACCGAGTATATGGTGGAGGATAAACAAATACAGCTTTCCATGCACTCCAGGGAGGATTCTATTCCCATTTCGGTAGAAAAATCGCGAATTTATCAAGCGCTGTATAACATCCTGACGAATGCCATCTACTATACGAATCCCGGCGGACAAATCCGAATCCTTGTTGAAACGGCATACCTGCCCAAACAGCAGCAGCCCTATGCCCGAATCCGTGTCGAAGACAGCGGTGTCGGCATATCTGAAGAGGAGCTCCCTCATATCTTCAACCGATTCTATAGGGCGGACCCTTCCAGGGCTCGTCCCAGCGGCGGAAGCGGCTTGGGGCTTGCGATTGCCCAGCAAAACATCCTTGCCCATCGGGGCTGGGTTGAGGTAGAGAGCGTGGTGGGTAAGGGCTCGGTGTTTACGATCTATTTACCGATATGAGAAATGAAGGAGGTTTTCCACGATGGCACCTTCACAAAAAACATTAAGAACTTGCGATAAAGGACACGAATACTACAAAAGCAGTGATTGCCCAACCTGTCCGGTCTGCGAACAAGACATGAAACCGGACACTGGATTCCTTTCGCTTCTTTCGAATCCTGCCAGACGGGCATTAGAGCACCACGGGATTACCACTTTACAAAAGCTCTCGGCCTTTACCGAACGCGAGATATTGCAGCTGCACGGTATGGGGCCGCGTTCAATGCCAATACTTAGGGATGCTTTGCACTCCCAAGGTTTAACGTTCAAGCCCAGCGACAAAACACCAAAGAAAAAAGTGGTTGATCCATAAAGTCCGTGACGCTCTGAGAACAGCGTTTCTTTATTAATTTTAGCGACACGCAAAGGTTGATACGGTTCTACGAGCTATCTCTAATGGCAAGCTAAAAGGCACCAGCCTAGGTGCCTTCTCCAGCCTGCCCTATCTAAAAAAAACCGAAAGCAGCGGCAGCAGCCAGACGAACGCTCGCGGCATCCCAATCCCCTTCAGAAAGGTCTGCATGGCCTCTGCGTTATTGCCGTCGTCGAGAAGCTTATGTACAGTCTGACTTAATTGATGATATTCGACCTTTTCCTTCTCGTCATGCACATATGACGCATCGTACATCGCTACCTTTCGTACTTTGCCGCCCAGCCGAAGGGCAGCCTCGAGCGCCAACACGGCACCCGAAGAATGACCGTACAAATAGGCGGTGCCGCCTGCTACATCGATCATAGCTTCAATATCTTCGATTTCACGCTCCAGCGAATAAGGCAGCGTATTCCCGCTATCACCGCGTCCGCGTCGGTCGTAATTGTAGACCGTAAAGGATGTGGCCAATACTTTGGCATCATGCACGACCGGCTTAAAAGAGCGGTAACAGGAAGCTCCCGTGATGTAAATGAGCGCCGGACCGCTGCCGTAGACATCATAGGCTAAGGTTGTGCCGTCTTTTGACTGCGTTGTGTTCATAATTACGCCTACTTTCTTATTCAAGTTGAAATATAGGTTTATAGATGTTGAAGGCCAATGCGGTTTCCTTCGCTGTCTAAAAACATACCTACATACCCTGCGTGATCACCCAAATAGGTTTTATCCATAATCACTTGTCCCCCCGCTTCGGAAACCCTCGAAAGAATAATATCCAGGTTAGGACTCCCATCAATATAGACCGTAACGCCATCAGGAGAAGGCGTATGACGCGGCCCCTTGACCAGGATCCCTCCATTCTGCTCTTCCTTAACCGGGAAAAAAGCGTATTCTTCATCCCCCATGTGCATCGATTTCATCTCCGTTGCTAGAATCCGCTCATAAAATGCTTTCGCCCGTCCCATGTCAGACACGGGAATTTCCACCCAAATAAATATTCGATCCCTCATAGTTCATTCTCCATTCACTCAGAAATTTTCTTGATATTCTATTAGACGAATGAACTTTCGTAAATTCATCGGTCCGGCAACAAGTTTTCCGGTAAACCAAACCACGTAAACAATTGGAGATGAATCTTCGGAGTAAATAAGAAAAGCTGCTCCAAAGTCGGGAACAGCTTCTTTGCTTCAATCAATGCTCGTATTCGGAATAAACGGAGATTTCTCTCCATGGAAGGTTAACGTCAATGCATGCATGGCTCTCGTACACGCAATATACAGCAGGCTTCTGTCCATGTCCGTCTTATAATTCGAACCGTCAACCAACGGCACGATCACATGGTCGAATTCCAAGCCTTTTGCCATATGGCACGAAGTTACCATAATCCCCTCATGAAATTGGTCGCTGCTGAAATGGAGCAGATGGATATCCTGGTGAGTATCCGCGATTTCTTTATAAATCTGCTCGGCTTGAGCCATCGTCTTGCAAACGATGCCTAACGAGTGATGATCAGAATTCAGAAATTCCATGATGGCATGTTTAACATCCGTCAATTCGCCAGCCCAACTTTCGGATTTTTTGATCTGGGGGAGCAGGCCATGGCGTTCAATGGGAACGATCCTGCTGTTCGGGTTGATTTGTCTAGCAAAGTTGATGATTTCAATGGTGGATCGGTAGCTCTTTAATAGTTCAACTGTATCCGCTTCGGGAAAAACCTTTTGGATTTCGGTGATCGATGAAGATGAATAAGGATTGACGGACTGGCTGCTGTCTCCTAGAATCGTCTTCTTACAGGTGAATAGACGTGATATTACAGCATATTGAACGGGGGTATAGTCCTGCATTTCATCCACTAATAAATGTTTTACAGCATCGAAGCTGTTCACTCCTTCTACTAGAATCTGCAAATATACAAGTGGAAAAACATCGGAAAACTCCAGCATCCTCGCTTTTTTCAGCTTGAACAATTCCGGCTGGCCTATAAAATGATAAAAATCCTTATAAATCGCAAGGAGATTCAATGATCTAAACATCCTTTTGACAGCTGTTTTGATTTTATTAGCAGCGGCTGGCTTTATCCTGCCGCCATCCTCATCCCTTGCGGTTCCTGATATAACCAAGGCTGTTTTCTCCAGCTTCTGTTTAATCGGCATGTTTCCGGCAGCCTTATACGCGCTTAAAATATCTGCTTTGGCAATTCTCACGTTATCGATGATCAGGTCGGCAGGTATAAAATCATTGTCGCGAATATGCGCAGCAAAGCGCTCCAATTCATGCACAAAGTCCATGCTCGCTTTGTACCTGATGCGCTCAATCAAGGCTTCGTTCCTCGAATCGGCAAGCTCCGCCACCTGCTCGTTGAAGGTCTGGAATTTGCAGACGTTCTTCAGCTGTCTCTCAGCCAACTCCTCAATGCCGATTTGTAATATGGTTTCTTCCCCCAGCTCCGGCAGGACGTTGGAAATATAGTCGGAAAAAACTTTGTTTGGCGATATGATCAAAACATTGTCAGACGTTAGCGTTCCTTTAAACCTGTACAGTAAAAAGGCGATGCGGTGCAACGCGACCGAGGTTTTTCCCGATCCGGCAACACCTTGAATGATCAGCTCGTGGGAATGCTCATTTCGGATAATGACGTTTTGTTCCTTCTGAATTGTCGCGACAATGTTTTTCATTTTTTCGTCTGACGTTTGGCTCAGTTCCTTTTGCAGCACCTCGTCATTGATATTCATGGAGCTTTCAATCATGTATTCCATGATCTGGCCTTTAATCTTGAACTGCCGTTTTAAACTGATCTCCCCTTCGACTAGTCCTGCAGGTGCCGAATAATCGGCTCTCCCGGCATTATAATCGTAAAACATACTGGCGACGGGGGAGCGCCAATCATAAATTAGATTCTCCTGGCTGTCTTCTTCGTTGAAGGCGTGTACCCCGATATAGTAAGCGTCTCCCTTCGCGTGTCCCTCGGGAATGAAATCCACTCTTCCGAAGTAAGGGGCTTCCACTAATTTTCTGAGTTTTCTCTGTTTGTCGACAGCCTTTTCCCCATGATCGATAGCGAGCGAAATGTCGACCCGGTTGGCCGCTCTTTCCGCCGGATCGAGCCCAGCCACGTGATCCCACACATACTTTTTTGCTTCAATGACTTCATGACGGGTTGTGCTAATTTGGTTTTCCAAGCGTTCGATCGCTTTTTGCAGCCTGGACACCATGGTGCTGAGATAAGTCCTTTCTTCCGCTTCCGTTTGATTCACGGTCATCCTCATCCCTCTTTTCCCTTGATTTCACTCCAAAGTATAGAGAAATTGGAAGAAAAATATAGACTTATATTTATCTTTGTAGTATTATATTTTTATCGTGGCTCCAAAAATAGGGTTACGAATACACCCGATATTGCGTAAAAAACCAAGCTCCTGAGCATCAGGGCTTGGTTTTCTTGTTATTATCTTATCCTTCTTATTGTGGCTGAGCGCTTACCAAATGGAATTCGTTAGTCACACATATCTGTTAAGCAGCCTATCAAGACCGGTCTACATGTGCTGATCTTGTGTCCCCCGGCTAAAAGCTTTAGCGATAATGCCTACGATGAAGCCCCATACCGCATTTGTCACAAAGACACTAACAATGGCAAAGGGGTTCGTCAACGGGCCTTGCAGTTTCCCAGTGAGAATGGGGGAGGCAATCCCGCTCAGAAGAATGGCGAACAGCGCATAGCTCAGGCCCGCGCCAACCAGAATGGCGACAGGGTGAGTAACCCGCTTCACCAATACGATAACAAGCCAAACCAAGGAGATCAGGACAGTCATCAGAATGCTGCCGAATTGCTGACCAATCAAGTCCATGACCCCAGTCATTTTCATTACAGGCCTGACAAGCGCCAACGCGCCTAACCCTATGATCAAAAGCTTGTTTTCCTTCATAATATCTTTGGTACTCATTTCTATCACTCCGTTTAAATGAATTAGGATCGGTTGAACCCACTATAACGAAGAAATGTTGCAATCTTATTGCGAACTTATTCGATTACTATAATTTTTAAGGAGTTGCTGAACACTCAGGGTATACTAATATGGGGGAGTTGAGATTATGGCTGAGCATATTTTATTGGTGGATGATGAGGAAAAGGTACTTGAATTCATGAGCTCCTTTTTACAAGGAGAGGGCTACCATATCACAACCGCACATACAGGAATAGAGGCGCTTGCCATAGCAAAGCAGACGAAGCCGGCAGTAATCGTACTCGATTGGATGATGCCCAGGATGAACGGTCTTGACGTGTGCCGTGAATTGCGGAAGAACAGCAAGGTTGGCATTATTATGGTTACGGCCAAGTCGGATGAGATTGACAAGATCATAGGTCTCGAATCGGGGGCGGATGATTACATTATCAAACCGTTTTCTTTAAGGGAGTTATTAGCACGCATTCGCGCAGTTATTCGCAGATTAAACGACAGTCCGTCAGCGGAAGACCATTTGGTCAGAGGAGATTTGATCATATCCGCCTCACAGTATCGAGTGTGGAAGCAAGGGGTCGAGGTAGAAATGACACCCACTGAATTCAAGCTCTTGCTGACGCTAGCCGCCAAACCCGGTATTGTATACAGTCGGCTTCAATTATTGAATGCGGCGTTGGACGATGATTTCATCAATGTGGAACGAACAGTGGACGCCCATATTAGCCGGTTGCGGAAAAAGATTGAGGATGATATAACAAACCCAAAATACATCCAAACCGTGTATGGATTCGGTTATCGATTCGGAGGCGTATAGTGAGATTTCATCTAAAAATATTTCTGACTATGGCTTCGGCTATTGTAGGGATCAGCATCATTTTTGTACTGCTGACACACTTGATTGTGTCCCGCTCCATTGAAGCCGTCATCCAGGAAGCAAGAGGCAGTGAGGTGTCTCTCATTGCCTCGGAACTAGAGGATTATTATTTACGCCACAATCAATCATGGGAGGAAATCGAACAGTCTGATCTGCGGCTGTCCGTTCATCAGAAGAGCTCCTCCGTCCTCGTGATGGACAATCATCATCAGGTGATCCTGCAGCAGGGCGATTCGCCAATGAAATTAGTAACCCGTCTTGGGGTCAAGCATACCATTCTTGTTCAAGGAAAATCCGCCGGCTATTTTTATTACTACGACCCGGAGATCGCAAGTTTTAATAAAATCTTGATCGGCATTCCGATATCCGTTGTTATTGTCATAAGCGTTAGCGGTTTGTTGCTTCTATTGGTTGCACTTATTATTGCTTATCAATTATCGAAGTGGCTTGCATCCCCGCTGAAGAAGCTTCTACCATCCATTGAGCGGCTAGGTCAAGGAGAGCTTGGCATACAAGCCGATGTGAAAGTTCAGGATGAATATGGGCAAATAGCCAGCGCATTCAATCTGATGTCGGCAGAACTGCAAAAAGCGGAGAAACTACGCAGGAATATGAGTGCGGATATCGCTCATGAGCTTAGAACACCTCTCACCATTATTGGAGGGAAGATGGATGAACTGCAGCAGCGAGGTCAGCCTGTCCCCCCGGAGATGCTGCTGCCGCTGCAAGATGAGCTCATTCGTCTGAATCGATTAGTCGAGGAATTAAGAACATTATCCTTGGCGGAAGCAGGGCAGCTCCATATAAACAAAGTGGAGACGGATATGGCAGATTTGGCACAGCAGCTGTGCGCTGTCATAGAGCCTCTTGCAGATAAAAAGAATATTGCGATTCATCTGGAGGTCTTAACACAACAAACAAACCTGCTTGTAGATCCTAATCGAATCCGACAGGTGTTGTTGAATTTGCTTACCAATGCCATTCGCTATACACCAAATCAGGGAACTATATGGATACGCTTGCTAAATACAGACGATCAATGGCTGAATATTATCGTGGAGGATACCGGGATCGGTATAGCTGCCGAACATTTGCCGCATCTATTCGATCGCTTCTACCGTACCGATGACGCTCGTTCGAGAGCGCGCGGAGGTAGCGGCCTGGGGCTTGCAATTGCCAAGCAATATGTAATATCCCATCAGGGAACAATTAAGGTGGAGAGTCAGGAGAATCAAGGGACACGTTTTACGATTCAACTGCCTTACGCAAATGCGTAAATTGCCTCCTTTGCAAAGTCATTTCCGAACCATTTGAGCTTTGCTGCTGCAACCCGATTACATCATATTCGCGACTAAAACCAAGACCCCTTTGGAGGGGTCCTTTCCATTTTCAGGAGTATCATACATGCCAGCTATCATTTCAAACTTATCCGTATTCGCCATTTAAATCTCTCCAATCTCCCTGCGTGTTAATATTGTCCTAGCAGCCCTTTCTTCATGGCTGTTTTTTCGCAGCGATGAAATACAACGAGTCCCGCAATTAGATATACCAGCGAGTTTAAGATTAGGACCGCATAGTCTGCCAAAGGCAGCTGTGTCAACGTCAGATCCTCCATCATCACCGTTCTTACCATATTCACTCCTTTGACGAAGGGGGCAAACGCTAGAAACGGAGCTACTGTTAACGGAACAAAGACAAGCCCCATCAATACAAATTGGAAAATTTGCAGAAATGCCTCAATTTGTTTCACGATAACAGCCAGGCCAGCAATCATGAAGCTGATACCCACCATACTTATCATTGTAATGACAATGATTGGAATTGTCGTCATAGGATTAAGATTTAACCACTGCCCGGAGGTAAGCATCGCAGCAAACAGCAAGATGACCATAATCACCGACTGCAAGCCAAATTGCCCAATGATGCGTGTGAGCATGATTTTCCATACCCCCATAGGAGACATATATATTTGTTCTAACGTTCCGCGTGTGGCCTCCGTAATCACCGAATAACCAATGAAATTCATCGTCATCATCGTTAAGCTCCAGAAGGCTACACTTACAATCGAATATTGCACATTCGCATCAAAGCTTGCTGGATCACCGATGAACATAATTCCAAAAAATGCAGCCAAAAAAATAATATAAAAAGTGAATACTAAAGCAATGGTGTTCGGCAGATAACGTTTCAGTTCGATGTATTCCTTACGAAAATTAGCACTCAATAAGTGTAGCCATTTCATGGTTCTTCCCTCCCTTAACTATCTGAATAAACACTTGCTCGAAGTCGATGGTTATACGGTCAATACTCTCCACAATGGTTCCTTCCTCTTTTAGAAGATCAAACAACTCGTAAATATCCTGACTGTGTTCTAAATTAACTTCCACGATGCTCTCATGGGGGCTTGCTTTATATATACTTAAAGGGAATCGGCCACTCAGCCTATTCTCCTGTTCCAAGCTTAACTGCTGACCCAGCTTAATCGAATACGCCCTGGTTTCAAACAGCCTAAGCAAATTCTCCACCCTGTCGTCGATGACCACTTCACCTTTATTAATAATAATGGCTCTATCGCACAACTCCTGAACGACGGGCATATCATGGGAGCTTATGATAATCGTACGTTGTTCTTCCTTAACGATCGTCTTTAGAATTTCACGCAATTCATAACTAACTTCAACATCCAGCCCGAGAGTTGGCTCATCCAGCAAGATGACATCCGTATTCGCTAATAGGGCTACTGCGATAGCCAGCTTTTGTTGCATCCCTCGAGACAATCCATTGACCAGCTCATTCTCCTTTTCCTTCAGGTTGAATCGCTCTAATAATTTATCCGCTTGATCCGCAACCTGCTTCCTAGAGTAACCGCGGTTGCCCGCAAAATATTCTAAGTTTTCCCGGACCGTAAGGCGCCAATATAAATTTCGGTTCCCCTCTAATACGGCACTAATATGCTCTAAAGCTTTAAGCCTCTTCTTGCTGATATCCAGACCATTAATGAAGATAGAACCCGCATCCGCTTCCAACAGACCACAGAGCATCTTGATCGTCGATGTCTTCCCAGCCCCATTGGGTCCTAATAAGCCGACAACCTCACCACGGTTCACAGTGAAAGAAACATCGCGGACCGCATGGATTTTCTCTTTCGTTTTTCTTCGTCCATACACTTTACGGATGCCCCGTACTTCAATAATTTTGTCCACCTCACAACCATCCTCTCCGAACGAATTTAAAAAGGTGAT
This window harbors:
- a CDS encoding alpha/beta hydrolase, which translates into the protein MNTTQSKDGTTLAYDVYGSGPALIYITGASCYRSFKPVVHDAKVLATSFTVYNYDRRGRGDSGNTLPYSLEREIEDIEAMIDVAGGTAYLYGHSSGAVLALEAALRLGGKVRKVAMYDASYVHDEKEKVEYHQLSQTVHKLLDDGNNAEAMQTFLKGIGMPRAFVWLLPLLSVFFR
- a CDS encoding VOC family protein, yielding MRDRIFIWVEIPVSDMGRAKAFYERILATEMKSMHMGDEEYAFFPVKEEQNGGILVKGPRHTPSPDGVTVYIDGSPNLDIILSRVSEAGGQVIMDKTYLGDHAGYVGMFLDSEGNRIGLQHL
- a CDS encoding ABC transporter ATP-binding protein; this translates as MDKIIEVRGIRKVYGRRKTKEKIHAVRDVSFTVNRGEVVGLLGPNGAGKTSTIKMLCGLLEADAGSIFINGLDISKKRLKALEHISAVLEGNRNLYWRLTVRENLEYFAGNRGYSRKQVADQADKLLERFNLKEKENELVNGLSRGMQQKLAIAVALLANTDVILLDEPTLGLDVEVSYELREILKTIVKEEQRTIIISSHDMPVVQELCDRAIIINKGEVVIDDRVENLLRLFETRAYSIKLGQQLSLEQENRLSGRFPLSIYKASPHESIVEVNLEHSQDIYELFDLLKEEGTIVESIDRITIDFEQVFIQIVKGGKNHEMATLIEC
- a CDS encoding UvrD-helicase domain-containing protein translates to MTVNQTEAEERTYLSTMVSRLQKAIERLENQISTTRHEVIEAKKYVWDHVAGLDPAERAANRVDISLAIDHGEKAVDKQRKLRKLVEAPYFGRVDFIPEGHAKGDAYYIGVHAFNEEDSQENLIYDWRSPVASMFYDYNAGRADYSAPAGLVEGEISLKRQFKIKGQIMEYMIESSMNINDEVLQKELSQTSDEKMKNIVATIQKEQNVIIRNEHSHELIIQGVAGSGKTSVALHRIAFLLYRFKGTLTSDNVLIISPNKVFSDYISNVLPELGEETILQIGIEELAERQLKNVCKFQTFNEQVAELADSRNEALIERIRYKASMDFVHELERFAAHIRDNDFIPADLIIDNVRIAKADILSAYKAAGNMPIKQKLEKTALVISGTARDEDGGRIKPAAANKIKTAVKRMFRSLNLLAIYKDFYHFIGQPELFKLKKARMLEFSDVFPLVYLQILVEGVNSFDAVKHLLVDEMQDYTPVQYAVISRLFTCKKTILGDSSQSVNPYSSSSITEIQKVFPEADTVELLKSYRSTIEIINFARQINPNSRIVPIERHGLLPQIKKSESWAGELTDVKHAIMEFLNSDHHSLGIVCKTMAQAEQIYKEIADTHQDIHLLHFSSDQFHEGIMVTSCHMAKGLEFDHVIVPLVDGSNYKTDMDRSLLYIACTRAMHALTLTFHGEKSPFIPNTSID
- a CDS encoding response regulator transcription factor, which translates into the protein MAEHILLVDDEEKVLEFMSSFLQGEGYHITTAHTGIEALAIAKQTKPAVIVLDWMMPRMNGLDVCRELRKNSKVGIIMVTAKSDEIDKIIGLESGADDYIIKPFSLRELLARIRAVIRRLNDSPSAEDHLVRGDLIISASQYRVWKQGVEVEMTPTEFKLLLTLAAKPGIVYSRLQLLNAALDDDFINVERTVDAHISRLRKKIEDDITNPKYIQTVYGFGYRFGGV
- a CDS encoding ABC transporter permease; the encoded protein is MKWLHLLSANFRKEYIELKRYLPNTIALVFTFYIIFLAAFFGIMFIGDPASFDANVQYSIVSVAFWSLTMMTMNFIGYSVITEATRGTLEQIYMSPMGVWKIMLTRIIGQFGLQSVIMVILLFAAMLTSGQWLNLNPMTTIPIIVITMISMVGISFMIAGLAVIVKQIEAFLQIFQFVLMGLVFVPLTVAPFLAFAPFVKGVNMVRTVMMEDLTLTQLPLADYAVLILNSLVYLIAGLVVFHRCEKTAMKKGLLGQY
- a CDS encoding HAMP domain-containing sensor histidine kinase — translated: MKIRTKLILSMSVLIVFVMLFLLGVTHIQFYISRDLAYFEEKNTFESLRKEFEHYYSNHGDSWDNIASARLKYTGSFNEVVLTADEEVLYQQGKLSANELRNEGFVLALYESDRKIGRLYVMNERQYKIYEFKTMWYGMLPNIGIASLIFTCIAALLTILLLSWRLTSPIRKIIKGIESIQKDGAATVFPEQRKDEFGAISKALREMNDSLAGAEQIRKQLMSDVTHELKTPLMIIQGELELAYETGQPLSAAKQASLLDEVLRLSRLVHDVLDLSKLESGKMELQPQTENLVKLLQDIVEKTEYMVEDKQIQLSMHSREDSIPISVEKSRIYQALYNILTNAIYYTNPGGQIRILVETAYLPKQQQPYARIRVEDSGVGISEEELPHIFNRFYRADPSRARPSGGSGLGLAIAQQNILAHRGWVEVESVVGKGSVFTIYLPI
- a CDS encoding response regulator transcription factor yields the protein MGIKVLIVEDEIKIASLMESFLQTEGYDCLTAMDGKTALQLFAKHKPDIVILDWMLPQMSGLDTCTQLRQLGSPGIIMVTAKSEETDKIVGLEMGADDYLTKPFSLRELSARIRSLLRRMNRNDNDRSDSVLRRGDLTIYEDSLQVFKGSEELHLTPTEFKLLHLLASRPGRVYTRMQLLQHAFEEEFIIDERTVDSHISKLRKKIESDSRGSDYIKTVYGFGYRFGAEHED
- a CDS encoding RNA polymerase alpha subunit C-terminal domain-containing protein; protein product: MAPSQKTLRTCDKGHEYYKSSDCPTCPVCEQDMKPDTGFLSLLSNPARRALEHHGITTLQKLSAFTEREILQLHGMGPRSMPILRDALHSQGLTFKPSDKTPKKKVVDP
- a CDS encoding HAMP domain-containing sensor histidine kinase, which codes for MRFHLKIFLTMASAIVGISIIFVLLTHLIVSRSIEAVIQEARGSEVSLIASELEDYYLRHNQSWEEIEQSDLRLSVHQKSSSVLVMDNHHQVILQQGDSPMKLVTRLGVKHTILVQGKSAGYFYYYDPEIASFNKILIGIPISVVIVISVSGLLLLLVALIIAYQLSKWLASPLKKLLPSIERLGQGELGIQADVKVQDEYGQIASAFNLMSAELQKAEKLRRNMSADIAHELRTPLTIIGGKMDELQQRGQPVPPEMLLPLQDELIRLNRLVEELRTLSLAEAGQLHINKVETDMADLAQQLCAVIEPLADKKNIAIHLEVLTQQTNLLVDPNRIRQVLLNLLTNAIRYTPNQGTIWIRLLNTDDQWLNIIVEDTGIGIAAEHLPHLFDRFYRTDDARSRARGGSGLGLAIAKQYVISHQGTIKVESQENQGTRFTIQLPYANA